One region of Triplophysa rosa unplaced genomic scaffold, Trosa_1v2 scaffold138_ERROPOS95506, whole genome shotgun sequence genomic DNA includes:
- the LOC130549574 gene encoding uncharacterized protein LOC130549574, with translation MRGLLRADGLFVQRRRVRETLTQIDPAAAARRWSSAIARRVYHVPHPNSLWHIDGNMRLIRWGFVVHGAIDGKSRLITYLTCNTNNRASTVLTQFVKATCLYGLPSRVRSDHGGENSQIALFMNLVQGVERRSHITGESVHNQRIERLWRDVFLHVLQSFYNLFYTLEDSELLDPADDVHKTSLQIVFLPEIQKSLDQFRNGWNHHKIRTENNKTPVQIWTAGILTNMETNCRAINNVFGEDPYSTQTLEDALAQHGINNFPVNDDDVHFPAVVLEEPRINLSHQHQQNIMRTIEAIPDVTAKYQTCCREIADTLQNA, from the exons ATGAGGGGACTGCTTCGTGCTGATGGGTTGTTTGTCCAGCGACGTAGGGTCCGTGAAACCCTAACACAAATAGATCCAGCTGCGGCTGCACGCAGGTGGAGTAGTGCCATTGCCAGGAGAGTTTACCATGTGCCTCATCCCAACAGTCTATGGCACATAGATGGAAATATGCGGCTAATTAG GTGGGGTTTTGTTGTACACGGAGCCATTGATGGGAAATCCCGCCTCATAACCTACTTGACCTGCAACACAAACAACCGTGCCTCCACTGTGCTGACCCAGTTTGTGAAGGCAACATGTCTTTATGGTCTTCCTTCTCGAGTACGATCTGACCATGGTGGGGAAAATTCGCAAATCGCCCTCTTCATGAATCTTGTGCAAGGTGTGGAACGGAGAAGTCACATTACAGGAGAATCTGTTCATAATCAGCGCATTGAGCGGCTCTGGAGAGATGTTTTCCTGCATGTGCTCCAGTCTTTCTACAACTTATTTTACACTCTAGAGGATTCTGAGCTCCTTGATCCAGCTGATGATGTTCACAAGACCTCCCTGCAAATTGTTTTCCTGCCGGAAATTCAGAAGAGTCTGGATCAGTTCAGAAATGGTTGGAATCACCACAAAATAAGAACAGAGAACAACAAAACACCTGTCCAAATATGGACCGCAGGAATTCTTACCAACATGGAAACAAACTGCAGAGCCATCAACAACGTTTTTGGTGAGGATCCCTATAGCACACAAACTCTAGAAGATGCGTTGGCACAACATGGCATAAACAACTTTCCTGTGAACGACGATGATGTTCATTTTCCAGCTGTAGTCCTGGAGGAACCCAGAATCAATCTGAGCCACCAGCATCAGCAAAACATCATGCGGACAATTGAAGCCATCCCAGATGTGACCGCTAAGTATCAGACCTGCTGCAGAGAAATTGCAGATACATTACAGAATGCCTGA